One Verrucomicrobiota bacterium JB022 genomic region harbors:
- a CDS encoding cation-translocating P-type ATPase, with the protein MSSEKVSIPEEMQGRLRLVFISSAFLIAGLLLPLLRPDQALLGSMLALIGAVVIAAPILIDVIGSMRTSGFAATQFYMDQYVVLALAATLATGKYVTGGIVAIILVLGQMLEERTVLGVESALARLRKLSEVRARRLRDDGTEEEVDAAELKVGERVRIRPGDFVPTDALVISGHSQLDQANITGESLPVDAGEGAEIFAGTTNLTGLLEARVVKEAGDTVVAKVQQIIEEAKESEAPIIRMAEDYARYYTPLIILIAACVFFFTRDVDRAIAVLIVSIPCAFVLASPSAMVGAISSASRLGMLIKSTRNLELGRQIDTVVFDKTGTLTQGVLRVEEIRTHGGWTEEAALALASALEQHSNHPVAKAIREAARHLSLPEVQDLSEAPGRGVTATVGEQRVLVGRKLWLEEQGVTVEGLPTDQPLSLIHLAVDGQQIATFGLADQLRPETAEALERLRYIGIERFVMLTGDRQPVAEAIAARVGIAEFRAECLPEDKQIEITKLKESGCKVMVVGDGLNDAPALASGDLGVAMGALGNDVAVNTADVALMTNDLRRLADLLELSHRTVGIINQNLLCGFGLIVVAIVLSTAGFVSPILAAFFHEFSAFFVIFNSARLMRFDGLEEELAESNRIEPEANPGTVPALV; encoded by the coding sequence ATGTCTTCCGAAAAAGTTTCCATCCCCGAAGAGATGCAAGGCCGCCTGCGGCTCGTCTTCATCTCCAGCGCCTTCCTCATCGCGGGCCTCTTGCTGCCCTTGTTACGGCCCGACCAGGCCCTGCTGGGCAGCATGCTGGCGCTGATCGGTGCCGTTGTCATCGCCGCACCGATCCTGATCGACGTGATCGGCTCGATGCGCACCTCGGGCTTTGCCGCCACCCAGTTTTATATGGACCAATATGTGGTCCTCGCCCTCGCCGCCACCCTCGCCACCGGCAAATACGTGACCGGCGGGATCGTCGCGATCATCCTCGTGCTCGGCCAGATGCTGGAAGAGCGCACCGTGCTGGGGGTCGAAAGTGCCCTTGCCCGCCTGCGCAAGCTCTCGGAAGTCCGGGCGCGCCGCCTGCGCGACGACGGCACCGAGGAGGAGGTCGACGCCGCCGAGCTGAAGGTGGGCGAGCGCGTCCGCATCCGCCCTGGCGATTTTGTCCCGACCGACGCCTTGGTGATCAGCGGCCACTCACAGCTCGACCAGGCCAACATCACCGGCGAGTCCTTGCCGGTCGACGCCGGTGAAGGTGCGGAGATCTTTGCCGGCACGACCAACCTCACCGGCCTACTCGAAGCCCGCGTGGTGAAGGAAGCCGGTGACACCGTCGTGGCCAAGGTGCAGCAGATTATCGAAGAGGCCAAGGAGTCCGAGGCCCCGATCATCCGCATGGCGGAAGACTACGCGCGCTATTATACGCCGTTGATTATCCTGATCGCGGCTTGCGTCTTCTTCTTTACCCGCGATGTCGACCGCGCGATTGCGGTGCTGATCGTGTCGATCCCCTGCGCCTTCGTACTCGCCAGCCCGTCCGCCATGGTCGGGGCGATCTCCAGCGCTTCGCGCCTGGGCATGCTGATCAAGAGCACGCGCAACCTCGAGCTGGGCCGCCAGATCGACACGGTGGTCTTTGACAAAACGGGCACGCTGACCCAAGGCGTGCTGCGGGTGGAAGAGATCCGCACGCATGGCGGCTGGACCGAAGAGGCCGCCCTGGCGCTTGCTTCCGCCCTGGAGCAGCACTCGAACCACCCGGTGGCCAAGGCAATTCGGGAGGCCGCGCGCCACCTGTCGCTGCCCGAAGTGCAAGACTTGAGCGAAGCCCCAGGGCGCGGCGTAACGGCAACCGTGGGCGAGCAGCGCGTGCTGGTGGGCCGAAAGCTGTGGCTGGAGGAGCAAGGCGTGACCGTCGAGGGGCTGCCGACCGACCAGCCGCTGAGCTTGATTCACCTCGCGGTGGACGGCCAGCAGATCGCGACTTTTGGGCTGGCCGACCAACTGCGCCCGGAAACGGCGGAGGCGCTGGAGCGTCTGCGCTACATCGGGATCGAGCGTTTTGTGATGCTGACGGGCGACCGCCAGCCGGTGGCGGAGGCGATTGCGGCGCGCGTAGGCATTGCGGAGTTTCGCGCCGAGTGCCTGCCGGAAGACAAGCAGATCGAGATCACCAAGCTGAAGGAAAGCGGCTGCAAGGTGATGGTGGTCGGCGACGGTCTCAATGATGCCCCGGCGCTTGCTTCGGGCGACCTGGGCGTGGCGATGGGCGCCCTCGGCAACGATGTGGCCGTCAACACCGCCGATGTGGCCCTGATGACAAACGACCTGCGCCGCCTGGCCGACCTGCTGGAGCTGTCGCACCGCACGGTGGGCATTATCAACCAGAACCTGCTTTGCGGCTTTGGGCTGATCGTGGTCGCCATCGTGCTGTCGACCGCAGGCTTTGTCAGCCCGATCCTGGCCGCATTTTTCCACGAGTTCAGCGCATTTTTTGTCATCTTCAACAGTGCTCGCCTGATGCGTTTCGATGGGCTGGAAGAGGAGTTGGCAGAATCGAACAGAATAGAACCGGAAGCGAACCCCGGCACAGTTCCGGCTCTGGTTTGA